The Ensifer adhaerens genome contains a region encoding:
- a CDS encoding RrF2 family transcriptional regulator produces MLTKKGKYGLKALVDLAQLEPGETAFITEIATRNNIPKKFLDAILLELRNAGILRSKKGPGGGYSLSRPASDIRIGQVIRTLDGPLAPIRCASRTAFEACDDCADPVNCHVRKSMSNVRDAIASILDNMTLEQFAANDNASEIVALRDAEAG; encoded by the coding sequence ATGTTGACCAAAAAAGGAAAATACGGGCTCAAGGCCCTTGTCGACCTGGCTCAACTTGAGCCCGGAGAGACCGCCTTCATCACCGAGATCGCCACGCGAAACAATATTCCGAAGAAGTTCCTGGACGCGATCCTTCTCGAATTGCGCAATGCCGGCATCCTTCGCTCGAAGAAGGGCCCGGGCGGCGGCTATTCTCTGTCTCGTCCCGCCTCCGACATCCGCATCGGCCAGGTCATCCGCACGTTGGATGGGCCGCTGGCGCCGATCCGCTGCGCCAGCCGCACCGCGTTTGAGGCCTGCGATGATTGCGCCGACCCGGTCAACTGTCATGTGCGCAAGTCGATGAGCAATGTCCGCGACGCGATCGCCTCCATCCTCGACAACATGACGCTGGAGCAGTTTGCAGCCAACGACAATGCATCCGAGATCGTCGCTTTGAGGGACGCCGAGGCCGGTTGA
- a CDS encoding LysR family transcriptional regulator codes for MNFRQLEVLRTLLATGSTIAAAKTMGLSQSGVSRLLQQLEEDLSLTLFARDKGRLIPTPEAMKLAEDAEHILLGIDRFTNLAQDLRSGAVGPEVVRIGLPNSMSETFAPAMLADYAKDFPGVRIETFFDTTVAIARLVEQRIIDFGFLRYEGQLSASIEMQPVATGVSVCVMEKGHALSSLETVTPKELRGVPLILIGRRRPTRVMLDEIFRKAGVPQKVKIETHSNSSACAYAAYGLGVAVISSFFANLHRHLPIEIRPFSPHLTQDFGVATASGVPLSLAAQAMIDCLKRQVAAVHDL; via the coding sequence GTGAATTTTCGACAATTGGAAGTGCTGCGCACGCTTCTTGCGACCGGATCGACAATCGCTGCCGCCAAGACCATGGGCCTCAGCCAGTCCGGCGTCAGCCGGTTGTTGCAGCAGCTCGAGGAAGACCTGTCGCTGACGCTCTTTGCGCGCGACAAGGGCCGGTTGATACCGACGCCTGAGGCGATGAAGCTTGCCGAGGATGCGGAGCATATCTTGCTTGGCATCGACCGTTTCACCAATCTGGCGCAGGACCTGCGCAGCGGCGCCGTCGGCCCTGAGGTCGTGCGCATCGGTCTACCGAACAGCATGTCCGAAACCTTCGCGCCGGCGATGCTTGCCGACTATGCCAAGGATTTTCCGGGTGTGCGGATCGAGACCTTCTTCGATACGACCGTGGCGATCGCCCGCCTGGTCGAACAGCGCATCATCGACTTCGGCTTCTTGCGGTACGAGGGGCAGCTCAGCGCCAGCATCGAAATGCAGCCGGTCGCGACTGGCGTCAGCGTCTGTGTGATGGAAAAGGGACATGCCCTCTCAAGCCTCGAAACTGTCACGCCCAAGGAATTGCGCGGCGTCCCGCTGATCCTGATCGGCCGCCGCCGGCCGACGCGGGTCATGCTCGACGAGATCTTCCGCAAGGCCGGCGTGCCGCAAAAGGTCAAGATCGAGACCCACAGCAACAGTTCGGCCTGTGCCTATGCGGCCTATGGCCTCGGCGTTGCCGTCATCAGCAGTTTCTTCGCCAACCTGCATCGCCATCTGCCGATCGAGATCCGGCCATTTTCTCCGCACCTGACCCAGGATTTCGGCGTTGCAACTGCGTCCGGTGTTCCCTTGTCGCTTGCGGCCCAGGCGATGATCGATTGCCTGAAGCGTCAGGTCGCCGCCGTCCATGACCTCTAG
- the urtD gene encoding urea ABC transporter ATP-binding protein UrtD, which produces MNQTIGQTKPTSLLYLDGVSVSFDGFKALNALSFVIEPGELRAIIGPNGAGKTTMMDIITGKTRPDEGQVFLKGEIDLTKKDEAEIASLGIGRKFQKPTVFESHTVWDNLELALNRKRGVFPTLFYRLAAEDKARIEEILSTVRLSARRDDLAASLSHGQKQWLEIGMLLAQEPELLLVDEPVAGMTDAETAETAILLKEIAKTRSVVVVEHDMGFIRELGVKVTCLAEGAVLAEGSIDFVSSDPKVIENYLGR; this is translated from the coding sequence ATGAACCAGACGATCGGTCAAACCAAACCGACCAGCCTTCTTTACCTTGATGGCGTCTCCGTCTCCTTCGACGGTTTCAAGGCGCTGAACGCGCTCTCCTTCGTCATCGAACCCGGGGAACTCAGAGCAATCATCGGCCCGAACGGCGCCGGCAAGACGACGATGATGGACATCATTACCGGCAAGACCCGGCCCGACGAAGGGCAGGTGTTCCTCAAGGGCGAGATCGATCTGACCAAGAAGGACGAGGCCGAGATCGCCTCGCTCGGCATCGGCCGCAAGTTCCAGAAGCCGACGGTCTTCGAAAGCCACACGGTGTGGGACAATCTCGAGCTCGCCTTGAACCGCAAGCGCGGCGTGTTCCCGACACTGTTCTATCGGCTGGCGGCCGAGGACAAGGCTCGGATCGAGGAGATCCTTTCGACCGTCCGGCTTTCGGCGCGTCGCGACGATCTCGCTGCCAGCCTCTCGCACGGCCAGAAGCAATGGCTGGAGATCGGCATGCTCCTGGCCCAGGAGCCGGAATTGCTGCTCGTCGACGAGCCGGTCGCCGGCATGACGGATGCGGAGACGGCCGAGACCGCCATCCTGCTCAAGGAGATCGCAAAGACCCGTTCGGTCGTTGTCGTCGAGCACGACATGGGCTTCATCCGCGAATTGGGGGTCAAGGTCACCTGCCTTGCCGAAGGTGCTGTGCTGGCAGAAGGCTCGATCGACTTCGTCAGCAGCGACCCGAAGGTCATCGAGAACTATCTCGGCCGGTAA
- a CDS encoding LLM class flavin-dependent oxidoreductase, whose product MSREIRLNAFDMNCVGHQSPGLWTHPRDQSWRYKELDYWVHLAKTLERGKFDGLFIADVLGVYDVLNGNADAALRHSAQVPVNDPLQLVPTMAYETEHLGFGLTASLSFEHPYTFARRISTLDHLTKGRIGWNIVTSYLNSGALNVGQAQQARHDDRYDLAEEYLEVCYKLWEGSWEDGAVVRDRATGIFTHPDKVHPINHRGHHFTVPGIHLSEPSAQRTPVLYQAGSSSRGKDFAGQHAECIFVAAPSKTVLKRYVANVREAAERAGRNPREILAFNLQTVILGETDAEAKRKFDEYRKHVSYEGALALISGWTGIDFGQFAPDEPLRHRHTNAVQSAVETFTTIDQDRVWTVREMADWVGIGGFGPVFVGSPSTVADLMQEWVEDTDVDGFNLAYAVTPETFEDAVDLLIPELQKRGVYKTDYRQGTLREKLFAAGPRLAAPHPGAGYRDLLGQRQAIAASA is encoded by the coding sequence ATGAGCCGCGAAATCCGGCTGAATGCCTTTGACATGAACTGCGTCGGCCATCAGTCGCCGGGCCTCTGGACCCATCCGCGAGACCAGTCCTGGCGCTACAAGGAGCTCGACTACTGGGTACATCTGGCAAAAACGCTCGAGCGCGGCAAGTTCGACGGCCTGTTCATCGCCGATGTGCTCGGCGTCTACGACGTGCTGAACGGCAACGCAGACGCGGCCCTTCGCCATTCGGCCCAGGTTCCGGTCAACGACCCCCTACAACTGGTGCCGACGATGGCCTACGAAACCGAGCACCTGGGTTTCGGCCTGACCGCCTCGCTTTCCTTCGAGCATCCCTATACCTTCGCGCGACGCATCTCGACACTCGATCATCTGACCAAGGGGCGCATCGGCTGGAACATCGTCACCTCCTACCTCAACAGCGGCGCGCTTAATGTTGGCCAGGCGCAGCAGGCGCGTCACGACGACCGGTATGATCTCGCAGAGGAGTATCTCGAGGTCTGCTACAAGCTGTGGGAAGGCAGCTGGGAAGACGGCGCGGTCGTCCGTGACCGGGCAACCGGCATCTTCACCCATCCCGACAAGGTGCACCCGATCAACCATCGCGGCCATCATTTCACGGTCCCGGGCATCCATCTGAGCGAGCCTTCGGCGCAGCGCACGCCTGTGCTCTACCAGGCGGGCTCTTCGAGCAGAGGCAAGGACTTTGCCGGCCAGCACGCCGAATGCATCTTCGTCGCCGCGCCGTCCAAGACCGTATTGAAACGCTATGTCGCCAACGTCCGGGAGGCGGCAGAGCGCGCCGGCCGCAACCCGCGCGAAATCCTCGCCTTCAATCTGCAGACGGTGATCCTCGGCGAAACCGATGCCGAGGCGAAAAGGAAGTTCGACGAGTACCGCAAGCACGTCTCCTACGAAGGCGCTCTGGCGCTGATCTCCGGCTGGACTGGCATCGACTTTGGCCAGTTCGCACCGGACGAACCGCTGCGCCACCGCCACACCAATGCGGTACAATCCGCCGTCGAAACCTTCACGACAATCGATCAGGATCGTGTGTGGACTGTACGCGAGATGGCCGACTGGGTGGGCATCGGGGGTTTCGGGCCGGTCTTCGTCGGCTCGCCATCGACGGTTGCCGACCTGATGCAGGAGTGGGTCGAGGATACGGATGTCGACGGCTTCAACCTCGCCTATGCGGTGACGCCCGAGACCTTCGAGGATGCCGTCGACCTGCTGATACCGGAACTGCAGAAGCGCGGCGTCTACAAGACCGATTATCGCCAGGGCACGCTTAGGGAAAAGCTGTTTGCCGCCGGGCCGAGGCTTGCGGCGCCGCATCCGGGGGCTGGCTATCGCGACCTCTTGGGACAACGGCAAGCGATCGCAGCTTCCGCCTAA
- a CDS encoding acyl-CoA dehydrogenase family protein, with the protein MSNVHFLREQTPAGTSAEQDEKRRELFARAEALSQDLARRGAELDRAGAPPREEIEALRQAGLLTALHSPEVGGAGLSWVDGLRLVRIIARGESSIGQLLGYHYVNSQYVYWAAADPKQAWVLGAETVERQLYWGAAVNPRDPGLTLERRGGHYVLNGRKTFSTGAHVSDRINVNAALEGKIANFVVPTDRPGYITNDDWDNIGQRLSDSGSVEFRDFPVYERDFILPLADPADPPSVQATFNTPLIQLVFVNFYLGTAEGALASALDYVRTTTRPWVTSGVASANEDPHILERIGDLQAALKASVALADVAAASVEAALTRGRSVTPEARGAAAIEAYAAKVHSTHVSLDVTAKVFELMGARATAGHYRFDRYWRNVRTHTLHDPVAYKAREVGDFVLNGRIPPVSLYS; encoded by the coding sequence ATGAGCAACGTACATTTCCTCAGGGAACAGACACCGGCCGGCACCAGCGCCGAACAGGATGAAAAGCGGCGGGAGCTGTTTGCCCGCGCGGAGGCGCTGTCCCAGGACCTCGCCCGCCGCGGCGCCGAGCTCGACCGTGCCGGCGCGCCGCCGCGGGAAGAGATCGAGGCTCTCCGCCAGGCCGGCCTGCTGACGGCGCTGCATTCACCCGAGGTTGGCGGTGCGGGCCTGAGCTGGGTCGACGGGCTGCGGCTGGTGCGTATCATTGCGCGCGGCGAGAGCTCGATTGGCCAATTGCTTGGCTACCACTACGTCAACAGCCAGTATGTTTACTGGGCCGCTGCCGATCCCAAACAGGCCTGGGTGCTCGGGGCGGAGACCGTCGAGCGTCAGCTTTATTGGGGTGCTGCGGTCAACCCGCGCGATCCCGGCCTCACATTGGAGCGGCGTGGCGGTCACTATGTGCTGAACGGCCGCAAGACGTTTTCGACCGGCGCCCATGTCTCTGACCGCATCAACGTCAACGCTGCGCTCGAGGGCAAGATCGCCAACTTCGTCGTGCCCACCGATCGGCCGGGTTACATCACCAACGACGACTGGGACAATATCGGCCAGCGCCTGTCCGACAGCGGCAGCGTCGAATTCCGCGATTTCCCGGTCTACGAGCGTGATTTCATTCTGCCACTTGCCGACCCCGCCGATCCGCCTTCGGTGCAGGCGACGTTCAACACGCCACTGATCCAGCTCGTCTTCGTCAACTTCTACCTCGGCACGGCCGAAGGTGCACTTGCATCGGCTCTCGACTACGTGCGCACGACGACACGTCCCTGGGTCACTTCAGGCGTCGCGAGCGCCAATGAGGACCCCCACATTCTCGAACGCATCGGAGACCTTCAGGCTGCGTTGAAGGCGTCGGTGGCACTCGCCGATGTGGCGGCGGCATCCGTGGAAGCAGCTTTGACGCGGGGCCGATCAGTGACGCCGGAGGCGCGTGGCGCAGCCGCGATCGAGGCCTATGCCGCCAAGGTTCATTCGACCCATGTCTCGCTAGACGTGACGGCGAAGGTCTTCGAACTGATGGGCGCACGCGCCACGGCGGGGCACTATCGCTTCGACCGCTACTGGCGCAATGTCCGTACCCACACGCTGCACGATCCCGTCGCTTACAAGGCGCGCGAGGTCGGCGACTTCGTGCTGAACGGGCGGATACCGCCAGTAAGCCTTTATAGCTGA
- a CDS encoding ABC transporter ATP-binding protein: protein MTGNTLLSVQGLSLAVTHSGNQVVRNVSFDVAPGEIVGIVGESGSGKTLATRAIIGLIPPAVRHAGGTILYRGRDVLAMKDRDLRQLRGGEIGVVFQEPMTSLNPSMTIGRQLEEGLVLHTKMTVEERRTAILSMLKRVGIREPERALTAYPHEFSGGMRQRIMLASVMLLKPALLIADEPTTALDAVVQRDVMELMVELTKAEGTAVLLISHDLPMVARYTNRFVVMEKGVVVEQGLTEEILQAPQHAYTRKLLSSLPYRGAARELDMTRTPMVSARNIVVDYPGRKGLFRKHEPKRALHGVSVDIHVGEVVALVGGSGSGKTTLGRTIAGLVEQTQGEILFQGRERSADWRDYRLNCQMVFQDPYSSLDPRMTIQALVEEALRLVPDLDTPAKRLRAIETLEEVGLSADFANRYPHELSGGQRQRVAIARAIARRPKFLIADEPVSALDVTVRAQVLELFSSLQKRYGFSCLFISHDLGVVEQVADRVIVMQDGRIVEQGDRDRIFDAPKEAYTRKLLSAIPALDLNQTGGVTLKWRLEA from the coding sequence ATGACCGGCAACACTCTTCTCAGCGTTCAGGGCCTTTCGCTTGCCGTGACCCATTCCGGCAACCAGGTGGTCAGGAACGTCAGCTTCGACGTCGCACCCGGCGAGATCGTCGGCATCGTCGGCGAGAGCGGCTCCGGCAAGACGCTCGCGACACGGGCAATCATCGGCCTCATCCCGCCGGCCGTCCGTCATGCCGGCGGCACGATCCTCTACCGGGGCCGAGACGTGCTCGCCATGAAGGATCGCGATCTGCGGCAGCTACGTGGCGGTGAGATCGGCGTCGTCTTCCAGGAGCCGATGACCTCGCTCAACCCGTCGATGACGATCGGCCGTCAGCTCGAGGAAGGTCTGGTCCTTCACACCAAGATGACGGTGGAGGAGCGTCGCACGGCAATCCTGTCGATGCTGAAGCGTGTCGGTATCCGCGAGCCCGAGCGGGCGCTGACGGCCTATCCGCACGAGTTCTCGGGCGGCATGCGCCAGCGCATCATGCTCGCCTCGGTCATGCTGCTTAAACCCGCCTTGCTGATCGCCGACGAGCCGACGACGGCACTCGATGCCGTCGTCCAACGCGACGTCATGGAGCTGATGGTCGAGCTGACAAAGGCCGAAGGCACAGCGGTGCTCCTGATCAGCCACGACCTGCCGATGGTCGCCCGCTACACCAACCGTTTCGTCGTGATGGAAAAGGGCGTGGTCGTCGAGCAGGGGTTGACCGAAGAGATCCTGCAGGCCCCGCAGCATGCCTATACCCGAAAGTTGCTGTCGTCGCTGCCTTATCGTGGCGCGGCCCGCGAACTCGACATGACGCGCACGCCGATGGTTTCGGCCCGCAACATCGTCGTCGATTATCCCGGTCGCAAGGGGCTGTTTCGCAAGCACGAGCCAAAGCGGGCGCTGCACGGCGTCAGCGTTGACATTCACGTCGGCGAGGTGGTGGCGCTGGTCGGCGGCTCCGGCTCCGGCAAGACGACGCTTGGCCGCACGATTGCCGGCCTCGTCGAGCAGACCCAGGGCGAGATCCTGTTCCAGGGCCGCGAGCGCAGCGCCGACTGGCGCGACTATCGGCTGAACTGCCAGATGGTGTTTCAGGATCCCTATTCGTCGCTCGATCCGCGCATGACCATCCAGGCGCTGGTCGAGGAAGCCCTGCGGCTGGTTCCGGATCTCGATACGCCGGCCAAGCGCCTCCGTGCGATCGAGACCCTGGAGGAGGTCGGGCTCAGTGCCGATTTCGCCAATCGCTACCCACACGAACTGTCCGGCGGCCAGCGCCAGCGCGTGGCGATTGCGCGTGCCATCGCGCGCCGTCCGAAGTTCCTGATCGCCGACGAGCCGGTCTCGGCCCTCGACGTCACGGTTCGCGCGCAGGTTCTGGAGCTCTTCTCCAGCCTGCAGAAGCGCTATGGCTTCTCCTGCCTGTTCATCAGCCACGACCTCGGGGTTGTCGAGCAGGTCGCCGATCGCGTGATCGTCATGCAGGACGGCCGCATCGTCGAGCAGGGCGACCGCGACCGCATCTTCGACGCGCCGAAGGAAGCCTATACCCGCAAGCTTCTGTCGGCGATCCCGGCGCTCGACCTCAACCAGACCGGCGGCGTGACCCTCAAATGGCGGCTGGAGGCCTGA
- a CDS encoding ABC transporter permease yields MIKFILNRLVMAIPTIFIVSVAVFTLIRLIPGDPAALMLGDMAEPHQIAEMRTTLGLDRSIPEQFVVWAGNILSGDFGTSIVTGEPVLHLVLSRFMVSAEIVVIAVFLASLIAVPAGVVAAWRQNSLTDLALVGTATVLLSIPTFWLGLLLLLAFGLKLGWLPVLGYVPITENWKAGLLYLVLPVMTLVIHEMGVIIRMARASTLEVLRLDYITHARAKGLSESAVLWRHAFKNAFGPTWTMIGLILGNLLGGIAVIETVFTIPGLGRLMVDAIFQRDYPVIQGCLLLVAFSYVVVNLVVDLLYPLFDPRVVAE; encoded by the coding sequence ATGATCAAGTTCATTCTCAATCGCCTCGTGATGGCGATACCGACGATCTTTATCGTCTCGGTGGCCGTCTTCACGCTTATCCGCCTCATACCCGGCGATCCGGCAGCGCTGATGCTCGGCGATATGGCCGAGCCGCATCAGATCGCCGAGATGCGCACCACGCTCGGTCTCGACCGCAGCATCCCGGAGCAGTTCGTCGTATGGGCCGGCAACATCCTTTCCGGCGATTTCGGTACGTCGATCGTCACCGGCGAGCCGGTGCTGCACTTGGTTCTCAGCCGCTTCATGGTCAGCGCCGAAATCGTCGTCATCGCCGTGTTCCTCGCAAGCCTGATTGCGGTGCCGGCCGGCGTCGTCGCCGCTTGGCGGCAGAACAGCCTGACTGATCTTGCGCTTGTCGGCACGGCGACCGTGCTCCTGTCGATCCCGACCTTCTGGCTCGGTCTGCTCTTGCTGCTCGCCTTCGGCCTCAAGCTCGGCTGGCTGCCGGTGCTCGGCTATGTGCCGATCACCGAGAACTGGAAAGCTGGGCTTCTCTATCTTGTGCTGCCGGTCATGACCCTCGTCATCCACGAGATGGGCGTGATCATCCGCATGGCGCGCGCCTCGACGCTCGAAGTGCTGAGGCTCGACTACATCACCCATGCCCGCGCCAAAGGCCTCTCCGAAAGCGCGGTCCTCTGGCGCCATGCCTTCAAGAACGCCTTTGGCCCGACCTGGACGATGATCGGCCTGATCCTCGGCAACCTGCTTGGCGGCATCGCCGTCATCGAGACGGTCTTCACCATCCCCGGTCTCGGTCGCCTGATGGTCGATGCGATCTTCCAGCGCGACTATCCGGTCATCCAGGGCTGCCTGCTGCTCGTCGCCTTCTCCTATGTCGTCGTCAACCTCGTGGTCGACCTTCTCTATCCTCTCTTCGATCCGCGGGTGGTGGCAGAATGA
- the urtE gene encoding urea ABC transporter ATP-binding subunit UrtE — protein sequence MLSVENVNLHYGAAQALRNVSITAEMGRITCVLGRNGVGKSSLLRAVTGQHPVSAGAIGFNGVALAGMAPYRRAKEGIGYVPQGREIFPLLTVRENLETGYAPLKRGDRSIPEDVFNLFPVLRSMLGRRGGDLSGGQQQQLAIGRALVTRPKILVLDEPTEGIQPSIIKDIGRAIRYLRDSTGMAILLVEQYLDFCRELADHVYILDRGAVVHEGPPETLDTAEARRHLTV from the coding sequence ATGCTGAGCGTCGAAAACGTCAATCTTCACTACGGTGCCGCGCAGGCGCTGCGAAACGTGTCGATCACCGCCGAGATGGGCAGGATCACATGCGTGCTTGGGCGCAACGGTGTCGGCAAGTCGAGCCTGCTTCGCGCCGTTACCGGCCAGCATCCGGTCAGCGCCGGCGCGATCGGCTTCAACGGCGTAGCGCTCGCGGGCATGGCGCCCTACCGCCGTGCCAAGGAAGGCATCGGCTACGTGCCGCAGGGCCGTGAAATCTTTCCGTTGCTGACGGTGAGGGAAAACCTTGAGACAGGCTATGCGCCGTTGAAGCGGGGCGATCGCTCCATACCGGAGGATGTCTTCAATCTCTTTCCCGTTCTTCGCTCGATGCTCGGGCGCCGTGGGGGCGACCTCTCCGGCGGCCAGCAGCAGCAACTGGCGATCGGCCGGGCGCTGGTGACACGGCCCAAAATCCTGGTGCTCGACGAGCCGACCGAAGGCATCCAGCCTTCGATCATCAAGGATATCGGACGGGCGATCCGCTATCTCAGGGACTCGACGGGCATGGCGATCCTGCTCGTCGAGCAATATCTGGATTTCTGCCGGGAACTCGCCGATCACGTCTACATCCTGGACCGCGGTGCCGTGGTGCACGAGGGGCCGCCGGAGACGTTGGATACGGCCGAGGCTCGGCGGCATCTCACGGTTTGA
- a CDS encoding ABC transporter permease translates to MRKFTFNGVIGGSLIGLLVLIALIGLIWTPYDPMALGFTARLAAPGAAHWLGTDEFGRDVASRLMVGARASVWIGFLTVTFAVVCGTFIGIISGYARGWVDGVIMAVNNALLAFPGILLALGLLAVFGANQYGIIFALGIAYTPSMARVVRGAVLSLREREFIEASRVMGNGEIYTMLRHILPNCVAPITVLATSMFGWAILSESALSFLGLGVPPPAPTWGNMLAAGRPFIEQAVWLGFFPGLCIALTLLGINLLGDALRDRLDPRMRGLK, encoded by the coding sequence ATGAGAAAGTTCACTTTCAACGGTGTCATCGGCGGCAGCCTGATCGGGTTGCTTGTTCTCATCGCCCTCATCGGCCTCATCTGGACGCCCTATGATCCGATGGCGCTCGGCTTCACAGCGCGCCTCGCTGCTCCCGGTGCCGCGCACTGGCTCGGCACCGACGAGTTCGGTCGTGACGTTGCAAGCCGGTTGATGGTCGGCGCCCGCGCCAGCGTCTGGATCGGCTTCCTGACCGTCACCTTTGCCGTCGTTTGCGGCACCTTCATAGGCATCATCAGTGGCTATGCCCGCGGCTGGGTCGATGGCGTGATCATGGCGGTCAACAACGCGCTGCTTGCCTTCCCCGGCATCCTGCTCGCGCTTGGCCTTCTCGCCGTCTTCGGCGCCAACCAGTACGGTATCATCTTCGCGCTCGGCATCGCCTATACGCCGTCGATGGCTCGCGTGGTGCGCGGCGCCGTGCTGTCGCTGCGCGAACGCGAGTTCATCGAAGCCTCGCGGGTCATGGGCAATGGCGAGATCTATACGATGCTGCGCCATATCCTGCCGAACTGCGTGGCGCCGATCACCGTGCTTGCGACCTCGATGTTCGGCTGGGCGATCCTGTCGGAAAGCGCGCTTTCCTTCCTCGGCCTCGGCGTGCCGCCACCGGCACCCACCTGGGGCAATATGCTCGCCGCCGGCCGCCCCTTCATCGAACAGGCCGTCTGGCTCGGTTTCTTCCCCGGTCTTTGCATCGCGCTCACTTTGCTCGGCATCAATCTGCTTGGCGATGCGCTGCGCGACCGGCTCGACCCCCGCATGCGAGGCCTGAAATGA
- a CDS encoding SfnB family sulfur acquisition oxidoreductase, giving the protein MGTISRLSEKTRAPAHRIESEEEALSIARELAAEFARSANERDTDRILPFDELDALAQSGLLAITVPPEYDGIDVSNAVLAEITAILSEADSSIGQIPQNHFYILEALRTDGTEEQKAFFFGRALAGDRFGNALSERGTKTVGDYATRLTPDGPGFRLNGRKYYSTGVLFAEWIVVFALDPNDKLTMSFLPRGAEGLQIIDDWDGFGQRTTGSGTTVLQNVYVTADAVVRHHRGFERPTTIGSVGQIIHAGIDLGIARAAFAETLNFVRDHARPWMDSGVERAADDPLTIARIGQLAIRLEAATATVERAGKKVDVAQINGTEESVVEATLAVAAAKALTTEIALEASNTLFELAGTASTKIGLNLDRHWRNARTHTLHDPVRWKHHVVGNYHLNGVKPPKNGAL; this is encoded by the coding sequence ATGGGAACGATCTCGCGGCTTTCCGAGAAAACACGAGCCCCGGCGCACCGGATCGAGAGCGAGGAGGAAGCGCTGTCGATCGCCCGCGAACTGGCCGCGGAATTCGCGAGGAGTGCCAATGAGCGGGATACGGATCGCATCCTGCCCTTCGACGAACTCGATGCGCTGGCTCAGTCCGGCCTGCTCGCGATCACCGTGCCGCCGGAATATGACGGCATCGACGTCTCCAATGCGGTCCTCGCCGAGATCACAGCCATCCTCTCGGAAGCGGACTCCTCGATCGGCCAGATCCCGCAAAACCACTTCTACATTCTGGAAGCGCTGCGCACCGACGGCACCGAAGAGCAGAAGGCCTTCTTCTTCGGCCGTGCGCTTGCCGGCGACCGTTTCGGCAACGCGCTTTCCGAACGCGGCACGAAGACCGTCGGCGATTATGCGACGCGGTTGACGCCCGATGGACCCGGTTTCCGGCTGAACGGGCGCAAGTATTATTCGACCGGCGTGCTGTTTGCAGAATGGATCGTAGTCTTCGCGCTTGATCCGAACGACAAGCTGACCATGTCGTTCTTGCCGCGTGGCGCCGAAGGCTTGCAGATCATCGACGACTGGGACGGCTTCGGCCAGCGCACGACCGGCAGCGGTACGACCGTGCTGCAGAATGTCTATGTCACGGCCGATGCGGTGGTACGCCATCATCGCGGCTTCGAGCGCCCGACGACGATCGGCTCCGTCGGCCAGATCATCCATGCCGGCATCGATCTCGGCATTGCCCGCGCTGCCTTTGCCGAAACCCTCAATTTCGTACGCGATCATGCGCGGCCGTGGATGGACAGCGGCGTCGAGCGCGCTGCCGATGATCCGCTGACCATCGCCCGCATCGGTCAACTCGCCATCCGCCTGGAGGCGGCGACCGCAACCGTCGAACGGGCGGGCAAGAAGGTCGATGTCGCCCAGATCAACGGCACCGAGGAAAGCGTCGTCGAGGCAACGCTTGCCGTTGCCGCAGCGAAGGCTCTGACAACCGAGATCGCCTTGGAAGCCAGCAACACGCTCTTCGAGCTCGCCGGAACCGCTTCGACGAAGATTGGACTCAACCTCGACCGGCACTGGCGCAACGCCCGCACTCACACCCTGCACGACCCGGTGCGATGGAAGCATCACGTCGTCGGCAACTATCACCTGAACGGCGTCAAGCCGCCGAAGAACGGCGCGCTTTGA